GACGCGACGCTTTGCTAACACcacgcagcacacacacacagacacagccaCGCGCACGCACTGGTGGAAAGTTCTTTGCGCTGGGCAAGCGAAGGGAATGGAATGGGGGTACGCTTTACGGCAAAGGTACGCTACCCTCTAACACACAACAGATCACAGCGTGCCCCTCGTGACACGCATCAAACAGCTATTTccgcacacaagcacacgcacacacatacatacactctctctctttctcgtccGCCGTTTGGTGCCGACGCTGAGCACTGTAAATAATCgcagagaaaaaagaaagaaagaaacaaaaatcaacacacaaagatgatgaaataaataacGCGTTGTTGCCAAtggtgacgacgacgacgcgttAGACggctgatggtggtggataGGCAAGGCAACGAACTCTCTACTCCACTTTGCACTGTTACCACCGAACGAGGCAAATGTCTTCGTTCCGCTACCTTTGAAGCACGAAAAGTGCTAAAACAAGCGAAAATGTAGAGTTCTTCACTGCAACAGTATCCCCCTTTCTGCGAGGAGCACGCACAGCTACGCCTCTTACCTCTTCCGATGTCGTATAAAAAATGTCGTTAGGAATTCTCCAGCTGTCACTCCAGACCTGCTCTCGGGGCCCGTTGAACAAGGCGAGGGTTTTTGACGTCCGAATATCGCTGCATCTCACTCATTTTCTCTACCCGTCCTTTGTGAGTCCCTCTTCCTGGCTTCCTCTGATCAAAcaactagtggtgggagctcggaatcggacttacccgattccgatttcatgttcggaatcaattccgaagccgattccgatgatcgaaacgattccgattccggagtcgattccggagttgatgaaatcagtccgggaatctccatgagaaagGATCTTTTACAAGTTAATTTTGACTTTTTGCGGTTATCAATATTTAGCATCCTTGGGCCCAAACGCCTATTGTGGCGATGCCGAAACTGACTCCTTTTGGAAGCCGATTATATTTTTGtagccgatttcgatttcgattccggatccgattccggattcgattctggaatcaattctagagccgattccggaaccaattctggagtcgattccgattcaaTCACTTcacgtatcaagctcgccaggctccggtgggcaggccatgttgtacgcatggaaacagACGACctagcccgtaaagtctttttagaccgtcaacaaggacagaggaggcgtggtagccCCAAACTGAGGTgtcaagatggcgtggaggcgtccacCATTAAgtccgggataacggactggcagacgaaggcgtgagcggtttcggacactcctgaggcaggccaagtcCGCAAAgtggttgtagcgccggataagtaagtatgtaaaataaacaataaaaacgtCTCGGATGATCATGGACGAAacatgttcctttttttatatacTTGAGTTCCACCTACACCAACGCTTCGTAATTGGCGAATGGCCTCGCCAGAACTAGGACGAAATAATTACCGGCCATGTTTTTGGCCACCAACACATACGCACACCAGACGAGCAAACCGTCGCAAATACTTAAAAACGGCGAGGGAAATACGCACCGATTTTTAGGCACTGGTGACGGTTATGAAACATCAAACGCGATGCCACACGAACCGTCAAAAAGGGGTGCGCTACTGTCAGATGGCTTCAAGCGGCAGTGCGTCAATCGGCGATGAATGGTCCTACCCGCGCGACTGGCACATTTTGCCTTTGAAACGTCACTGTGCGatgacaacaaaaaactgccTCCGGTCAACACAAATCAGAATCTACGGAATTTGCAACGTTAAGAACACAATTTTCGGCAGCAATCATGGACGTTAGCCAGCTGGAGCATTTGATGCGTAATTTAGCGATTAAGGAGACGCGCACCAACAGCCTGGATCTGCTGGAAAGTAAGCTATCCGATGTAAATCAGGACATCTACGAGACAATGCTCTGCTCGGAGAGCCTCTTCAAGTTCCTGGCCGAGGCAGATGCGTAAGTTTGATCACCGTGAAAGAATTCCACCAAGAATAATACATTCTTTTCCTACCTCGGCAGTGACCAGCACACAACAGCATCCCGTATCATCTACGACAAAGCGCTCGAGTTCTTCCCCAACGGGTCGGCCTCGGTCATCGATCGGTTTTTTGAGCGCTGCCTGACCCATCCAAAGAACTCGGTGAAGCAGTTTGGGTTGCGCGGTGCGGCCGCCATGGTTTATCATTCGGCCACCATCACACCGAACACGGTGGAGCTCATCATTCAACACTGTCTCCCGATGAAGGAGGTGTACGTGGACACGCTGCTGAACGTGCTGGTGAAATGCTTGCCACCGATCTTCACGGAACCGACCGTGCAGAACAAGCTGGTGTCGGTGTTGCAGTTCGACGAAACAGTTCGATGCCGCGTGTACGAGGTCGTGTGCACAGTGCTTGAGCAGCATCCGGCTTACATGCAGATCGCTAGGCCGGTCCTCGAGAGTGCACTGGCCGATCTGGACAAGGACGACGTGCTGCTGCAGTCGAGCGTGCTGCAGATTCTGACGCAGCTGCTGACCACCAAGGAAGGGTTCGACTACATCGAGGGGATCGATCTGTTCCGGAAGGTGTACGTGAACTTCGTTTCGGTTAAGGTCACCCCGTTCGTGCGGTTCGTGCTGCCAAATGCGCTCAAGTTTTACGCCAGTGCGGCACTCATTCAGCCGTCACTGTTTCTGCAGCGCCACCCGGCCACGGTGGACTTTATTTTCGATCAAATCACGCCAGAAGATCCAATGCTGATGGCAATCGCGTACGACTGTTTGGGTAGGTTACGCTGGCCTGCTGCGATGCTTTTTGCAACATTTGTAACATTTCGGTTCGTTTCCAGGCATGGTTGGGTCTACAAACGAGGGGAAAATATTCCTCAGCGATAATCAGAAGCTAAAGATGGAGCAGTTCTTGAAAGAGTTCCCGGGCATACTGCACTCAACGACCGACGTGTACAAGGTTCGCTTCATCGAGTGCATCACGTGTCTAATGTCGGGCGGTGGCAGCGAATCGATCGACAATCGAGTCACGTAAGTAGTCACCCTGACTAGTAGTAGGTACGGGCTCATGAATTTAACCTCCAATTTCCAATCCATTTGCAGTTGCATTACCCAGGAGTGGTACGAAACCATGACGGAGAGCAAAGATCTGGAGATGGTGCAGACGCTGTTCAAGAATCCCTTCCCGGACATAAAGATGGCGTCGCTGAAGCTACTGTCCGCCATAGTGGATCATCGTTGGGGTCAGCAGTTTTTCCAGAATACCGCTTGCTTCACGGAACAGCTGCTGAGCCGCCGGCTTGACACGCTGAACGTGAATGTGGCCCAGTTTAAGTATGATGTGATAAAGAAGCTCTCCCTCTGCCCGACCCTGGAGCCCTTCGTGACCGATGCGCTGAAGCAGTACGTAACGGCGGGCGCCTTCCACCGTGAAGCGCACGTGGAGGTCGTCATCGAAGGCGGTCAGTGATGGGGTGACTACTTCTTCCATATTTACATGTCtcattaatttttgttttgcattttacaCTTTTCCTATCGTTTCCTGCTGAAGAATAAACGTACGAATTACATGGACTGGAATTGCAAGGACTTGGGTAGCGTTTTCCTTCCCGAAAGCAACACGTACACGATCTTTCGATGCTTTAAAACgtacaatttatttcaaaatatgcaaacgataacaaaatattggttttaCTTCCGGCTATCCGCCGAGTACGTCAACCATGTCTTAGCGACTAAATAGATCTATCAACACAAGCGATGTGGTCGTACACGTACACTGCATTGTCGTTGTCTGAATTTCGATAAAAAGATGCGTGATAGACGGTGATAGGGGGTTTCAAATAAAGTTACATCCAAACACGTGTGCCACAGGGCCTGTAAACTGCCTCGGAAAATTAGGGATGGTTTCCGGTGGGACGAAGGAATCGTCTAGGAAATCTTTTTCCTCACCGCCGTGTACCGTTCCATGTACGCGTCGTATCCCTGCACTTCGGTGAACTGTTTCGAGTTGAACAGATTCCCATCCACGCACAGATTGCACACTTTCGACTCGATCAAAATCCTCGGATGTATGGCCGCTATCTGGAGACAGTTCTCCTCCAGCCGGAGCGTCTTGAGCTTCCCACAGTCGGCAATCTCTTCCGCGACGATGGTGATTTGGTTTTGGTTCAAGTTTAACTCGGTAACCTGCAACGATTTCACCTCCGGCGGAACCTCCGTGATTTTGTTCCGCGATAGGTCCAGCAGGTCCAGCTGCTTCAGCTCACAGAACACTACCGGGAACGCGGTGATCTGGTTGTTGCTAAGGATCACCTGCTTCAGATGGGTGCAGCTGGCCAAACTGCGCGGTACGGACGTCAGCAGATTGTTCATCATGTTGAGTGTTTCCAGCTTGACCAGCACGCCGATACATTCGGGAACGATGGCGATTTTGTTTCCACTCGCGTTCAGATGCTTGAGGAGCGTAAATTTGGCTATGTCTTCGGGCAGCACCGTGAATCGATTTTCCGATATGTCCAGCGTTTTCAGTACGTTGGGGAATGTTTTCAGCGCGGAGGGAAATTCGTCCAGCCGCAGGAGGGAGATCTTCAGCACGCCCGTTTTCTTCGCAGTCTCAAAGTGTTGCTTCACCTGTTTGTTTCCCATTTTGTGGCGTGGCGTATGGCGTACGCGGATTGTTAAGTGGAAATTTTCTACGATTTTCTACGAGGTTCgggataaataaaattttgtatggaaaatgatttgttgttattttcgtCGAATGTTTTTTGATTGTCACTTTGACAGCTAGTGCaattagtggtgggagctcggaatcggacctactcgatttcgatttcgtgtttggaatcgattccggagccgattccgatgctgaaatcgattccggagccgattccgatgctgaaatcgattccgattccgaagtcgattccgtagccgattccggaaccaaactaggagccgattccgatttcagagccgattccaatttcggagccgatatCGGAAcaaattccggagccgattccggaaattGATTCTGCACCTACTATCCAGAATCAATTCCAGAAAATTGCGGAGctagctggaatcgattccgacaaaaacttcaattttcccatcactagctACAATACTCCGACAGCTCGTGGCCAAACATTTTCtaagaaaataaatcatttttgaGTGGTTTtcctaaaattaaaattaaaataaaaataaaagaaactgGTCATCATCCACTTTTATCCCAATACAAAGCAACACTTTCGTTCGTTGCTGTAATTTCAGCAGAAAATCATGAGCACACGCACGCCACGCCCATAGTGATCGGAACGTAAACAAAGTCCGAGATTTGTTGTCAAAATCATACCGGGAGAggccaacgcacacacacagaaaaaggcTTCATCCTAAGTTAATTACATTCCTCCCAATCGAAAATGTGTTGTGATAAGATGTAATTTGTTCGTTTCCTACTCCAGAGCATCGAGAAGATTTGTGTATCCAACTGTAGCGCCGCTCCCCTTGTTAAAGAAAAGACGATACGATGAAGCTAATGTCCATATCGTCGGTGTGCGGCATCATTTTCCTATGCTACATTCTACATTCCACGTACACACTTTACATGCTGTTCCGGGCACCGGAATGTACCGATACGCCCTGCTACCGGTCCCAGCTGACGAAAGGCAAGTTCCTGCAGCTTTCGTTGTACACCTCCCCGTTGGCCAATCCACCGAATGCGGCCAAGGTGGCAAAGCTCGGTACCATCAATCCGTTCGATCCGTTCATTGAGCTTGACCGGTAAGCATCAGGGAACTTAAATGAATGTAACCACCATCGCTTGAAAcgaattgatgtttttttagaACCTTCACCATCACTTTGCCGAAGGAGACACGTTCCAATGGTACGCTGTACCTGTTTGCCGTGCTGACGAAGGGTGCCAAATCGCTCGACTGGGACTCGGTCCGCAGCCAGAGCACTTCGGTGATCAAAAAGTTTGGCTTGACGCACTACATGGTGCCCAGAACGGCCACGATCAATCTGCTGAACGATAAGGTAGGGGAGCGCGATGAAAGTACTCACAGAAGCGATCCTAAGCCTCTTGACCTACAGGTCAATTAGATTCTATTTAGTAAAGAGGGAGATAAATAAGAGACCATCTCCATTTCCACAGggaacagcaaaaaagcagGCCAGACCCATGAACCAAAAGCGCGTCGCTCACATACGCCAAAACGTGTTCATACACATCATCACCGAACAGTTTTCCGTCTCGCCAAGGGATGTACCGGCCGAGCTGGCCCGGGATATTCGCATCACACCCGACAAGCTGGTGATGCCCATCATACGGAATGATTTTTCTAAGGAAAAGCTGTCGGATCTGGTGCAAATCGAGTCGACGGCAACGGAAGCGACCGTCACGATCCACTACGCGCCCAGCTCGGTCGGCAAGATTAAGATGTTGGCCCAGATCGAACGGGCCATGTCGGATCTAACGAAGCTAGGGTTCAGCGAGAAGGATATCGATGAGGTAGGGCAGTTGCATATTACACATGAAGAATTGTTTCAATAAATAACGCTCTCTTGTGCTTTACAGGTGAAATCGATCTTCTCCGATACGAATGTGTATCTGCTGTGTGGAACAATCATCATTAGCAGTGTTCATGTAAGCGTATTTACTGGGaaaattcataaattatattatttataacaaaaacacaccattATTGCAGCTCCTGATCGACTTCCTTTCGTTCAAAAACGATATCCTGTTCTGGAAGCGCAAGCGGCACTACGCTGGCCTGTCGCTGCGAAGCACCCTGTGGCGCACGTTCAGCCACATTATAATATTCTTCTACCTGATGGACGAAGAAACGTCTCTGCTGATCCTGATACCGACCGGCATTGGCACGCTGATTGAGATGTGGAAGGCGAAGAAAATCCTCAAGCTCGACATTAGCCTGCGTCACGGTGTACGGTTCCGTGCGAACGATACCGCCGGTATCGCGGATGTTTCCATTCAAACGCAGGAAAACAATACACTCGAGCTGGACAAGGAGGCGATGCAGTATCTAAGCTACATACTGTACCCACTGTGCGTTGGTGGAGCTATCTATTCACTGCTCTATCTTCCCCACAAAAGGTAGGCCACAGAGGGATGTTAGCGTGGAAGAACAGACATGCattaacactttttttttaatctattttCACCCCACAGCTGGTACTCGTGGACAATCAGCTCACTGGCAAACGGGGTGTATGCGTTCGGGTTCCTGTTTATGCTGCCACAGCTGTTTATCAACTACAAGCTGAAATCAGTCGCCGCCCTACCGTGGCGTGTGTTCATGTACAAAGCGTTCAATACGTTCATCGACGATGTGTTTGCCTTCATCATTACGATGCCCACTGCCCACCGGTTCGCTTGCTTCCGGGACGATATCGTGTTTCTCGTGTACTTGTACCAACGCTGGTAAGTGTAAAAGGGGAAattgttcccttttttgaGTGGCTTACGAACCTTCAATTTACgtcctctctctcactctctttagGTTGTATCCGGTCGACAAATCGCGCATTGACGAGGACGAGCGTGCACTGATGGGCAAAGATCAAACCGATACGACCAG
This is a stretch of genomic DNA from Anopheles merus strain MAF chromosome 2R, AmerM5.1, whole genome shotgun sequence. It encodes these proteins:
- the LOC121591058 gene encoding 26S proteasome non-ATPase regulatory subunit 5, which codes for MDVSQLEHLMRNLAIKETRTNSLDLLESKLSDVNQDIYETMLCSESLFKFLAEADADQHTTASRIIYDKALEFFPNGSASVIDRFFERCLTHPKNSVKQFGLRGAAAMVYHSATITPNTVELIIQHCLPMKEVYVDTLLNVLVKCLPPIFTEPTVQNKLVSVLQFDETVRCRVYEVVCTVLEQHPAYMQIARPVLESALADLDKDDVLLQSSVLQILTQLLTTKEGFDYIEGIDLFRKVYVNFVSVKVTPFVRFVLPNALKFYASAALIQPSLFLQRHPATVDFIFDQITPEDPMLMAIAYDCLGMVGSTNEGKIFLSDNQKLKMEQFLKEFPGILHSTTDVYKVRFIECITCLMSGGGSESIDNRVTCITQEWYETMTESKDLEMVQTLFKNPFPDIKMASLKLLSAIVDHRWGQQFFQNTACFTEQLLSRRLDTLNVNVAQFKYDVIKKLSLCPTLEPFVTDALKQYVTAGAFHREAHVEVVIEGGQ
- the LOC121591060 gene encoding leucine-rich repeat-containing protein 57, producing the protein MGNKQVKQHFETAKKTGVLKISLLRLDEFPSALKTFPNVLKTLDISENRFTVLPEDIAKFTLLKHLNASGNKIAIVPECIGVLVKLETLNMMNNLLTSVPRSLASCTHLKQVILSNNQITAFPVVFCELKQLDLLDLSRNKITEVPPEVKSLQVTELNLNQNQITIVAEEIADCGKLKTLRLEENCLQIAAIHPRILIESKVCNLCVDGNLFNSKQFTEVQGYDAYMERYTAVRKKIS
- the LOC121591057 gene encoding cleft lip and palate transmembrane protein 1-like protein, whose product is MKLMSISSVCGIIFLCYILHSTYTLYMLFRAPECTDTPCYRSQLTKGKFLQLSLYTSPLANPPNAAKVAKLGTINPFDPFIELDRTFTITLPKETRSNGTLYLFAVLTKGAKSLDWDSVRSQSTSVIKKFGLTHYMVPRTATINLLNDKGTAKKQARPMNQKRVAHIRQNVFIHIITEQFSVSPRDVPAELARDIRITPDKLVMPIIRNDFSKEKLSDLVQIESTATEATVTIHYAPSSVGKIKMLAQIERAMSDLTKLGFSEKDIDEVKSIFSDTNVYLLCGTIIISSVHLLIDFLSFKNDILFWKRKRHYAGLSLRSTLWRTFSHIIIFFYLMDEETSLLILIPTGIGTLIEMWKAKKILKLDISLRHGVRFRANDTAGIADVSIQTQENNTLELDKEAMQYLSYILYPLCVGGAIYSLLYLPHKSWYSWTISSLANGVYAFGFLFMLPQLFINYKLKSVAALPWRVFMYKAFNTFIDDVFAFIITMPTAHRFACFRDDIVFLVYLYQRWLYPVDKSRIDEDERALMGKDQTDTTSDTEQKSKKLDGKENKKDN